A window of Hymenobacter siberiensis genomic DNA:
CTGGCCGACCGCAACATGACCCGCACCATTCTGCGTAATCTGGTGGGCAACGCCCTGAAATTCATGCCCGCCGGCGGCCACGTCTACCTCGAAGCCGCCCCCGACCCCGACGACCCCCGCATGGTCCTGCTCAGCTGCACCGACACCGGGCCGGGCATGAGCGCCGCCACCGTTTCATCGCTCATGAGCGGCTCGGCGCTGCCCGAGCCGTCCCTCATGCCCCAATCCACCGGCCTGGGTTTGGGCCTGGCACTGTGCCGTGCCTTCGTGCACCGGCACGGCGGCACACTGGTGATTCAGAGCCGCCCCGGCGCGGGTACCAACGTGACGGTGAGCCTGCCGGCGGCGAAGTAGGCGCGATACCGAAAGGGCTAAAAAAAACGTTATGCTGAGCGTAGCCGAAGCATCTCGCGTGTGGTAGTAACTCAATCGAATGGGTTTACTATTGCACGCGAGATGCTTCGACCGCGCTCAGCATGACGTTCTTTTTACCGACCTATTCTACCCAGCTTACCAAATTATCACGCGCGTCGAATCGGGCCGGTAGAGTTTCTGGCCGGGCTTAATGCCGAACGCTTCGTAGAAGGCCGGCACGTCGGCCATCGGGCCGTTCACGCGGTATTGGGCGGGCGAGTGCACGTCGGTGAGCAGCTGCGACGCCAGGCTCTCGTCGCGCACATGCATCTGCCAGCCCAGGGCGTAGCCCAGGAAGTAGCGCTGCGTAGGCGTAAGGCCGTTGATTTTTTTGCCCTCTTTGTACTGTTTGGTCTTTTTGAAGGCATCGAGGCCAATGACGATTCCACCGAGGTCGGCGATGTTTTCGCCGGCCGTGGCCTTGCCGTTGATGTGCAGCGAATCGAGCAGCGTATAGTCGTTGAATTGCTTCACGATGCCATTCACACGCTCGTTGAAGCGCTTGCGGTCTTCTTTGCTCCACCACTCGTGTAGGTTGCCGTGGGCGTCGTACTGGCTGCCCTCATCGTCGAAACCATGGGTAAGCTCGTGGCCGATGGTGCTGGCGCCAGCGTAGCCGTACACCAGCGCGTCGTCGGCATCGGCATCGAGCAGGCCGGGGATGGCGAAGGCGGCGGCCGGCAACACAATCTCGTTGTTAGAGCCGTTGTAGTAGGCGTTGTAGGTCTGCGGCGTCATGCCCCATTCGGTGCGGTCCACGGGTTTGCCCAGCTTGTTCAGCTCGTAGTTGTGCTGCCACAGGTTGGCGTGCATTACATTGGCGGCCAATGAGCTGCGGTCAATGGTCAGGGCCGAGTAGTCTTTCCACTTATCGGGGTAGCCCACTTTGGGGGTGATTTTGTGGAGCTTATCCAGGGCCACTACTTTGGTGGGCGCGCTCATCCAGTCCACTTTCTGGATGTGGTCGGCGAAGGCGGATACCACGTTTTTCACCAGGGTGTCGTAGCGGGCTTTGGCTTCGGGCTTGAAGTATTCTTTCACGAAAAGCTGGCCCAGCGCATCGCCCAGGGCATTCTCCTGCATATCCAGCACCCGCTTCCAGCGCGGGCGGATGGCCGTGGCCCCGCGCAGCACCGTGCCGTAGAAATGGAAGTTCTCATCCACAAACGGGCCGCTGAGCGTGGGCGCATACTCGTGGGCTACGTGCCAGGCGAGGTAGGCTTTCCAGTCGTCGAGCGGCTTGGTTTTCAGCAACTGCCCTACCGTTTGGTAAAATTCGGGCTGGCCCACGATGACGGTGTCCACGCTGGTTCCGCCCATCTGGCCGAGCCAGGTTTTCCAGTCGATGCCGGGCGTGAGCTTGTCGAGCTGCGCGATGCTCATTTTGTGGTAGTTGGCATACGGGTCGCGCAGGGCTTCGAGCTTGCGCGAGGACTTGGCCAGCGTGGTTTCCAGGGCCATTACCCGGGCAGCGTTGGCCTGGGCCGTGGCGTCATCCTGGCCCAGCAGCCGGAAGGTGTTGGCAACGTGCTTCACGTACTCGGCGCGGATGTTTTTGGTGCGCGAGTCGGTGTTGAAGTAGTAGTCGCGGTTGGGCAGGCCCAGGCCCGCCTGACGCAGGTAGAGGGCCATTTTGTCGCTGTTCTTATCGTCCTGGCCCACGCGCGGGCCAATGAGCGCATTCACGCCCAGCGGTATTTCGTGGCCGATAACGCCCGGTACTTCGGCTACCGTTTTCATGGCCGCGATACGGTCCAGCTCCGGTTTCAGGGGCGTGGCCCCGAGTTTATCGGCCTTTACCGAATCCATGCCCACGGCCCAGAAATCGCCAATTTTCTGCGCGTTGCTGCCGGGCGTGGCATTTTGGGCCCCGGCCGCCTCAATGCTAGTCTGGCGCAGGCGGGCATACACCTCGTCCTGCACCTTTTTGCCGATGCCCATATTGCTCTCCGACGCCGGGATGGGGTTGTTCTTAATCCAGGTGCCGTTGGCGTAGGAGAAAAAGTCGTCGCCGGGAGCCACGGTCGTGTCCAGAGCCGCGTGTAGGATGTCGGGTTTATCGGCAGTGCTGGCCGTTTTCAGGGAGTTGGAGGGGCAGCCGGTGACGGCCGCAGCCAGCAGGGGCAGGAGAAGCAGAGATTTTTTCATGCAGGGAAACGGCAGGGCTTGATGATAATACGAATAGGAGAATTTGGCAAAGATGCAGGCAACGACAATTGTCAATCTATAAAAGATGCTTGCGCGGGTAGATTCTGCAGGGTAATAATTCCAAATATTTTTGATTTAAAACAATTCTAATATTGAATATTGATAAAATAATTTTACATATTTGATTTATGAAATATTATGCCCTATTCGCCTGCCTGCTGGTCGCGCTGAGCGCGCCTAGTTGCCAAACGTCTGGTTTGTTAGTGAGAAGGCTCGCGTCTACGGAGTATAGGTTTGCCAATGACGGTATTACTAGGGATGGCGCCCAGAAATACGCGGATGCCCATTCGGTAAAATTGCCCCCCCACAAGTGTCTCCAACGGTGACCAGGTTGAACGCATATAAATGGAGTCATGGGGACTGGTTGAGCCAGGACAATTTGTTGTTAGAGCGGTTTCCTGTTCCGTGTACAGATTTTCACCTATTTTTCGGTATGAAAGCCTATTCGATTGATTTGCGGGAGCGCGTGGTGGCCGCCTGTGCCCTGCCAGGGGTCCGCATTTATCAGGTGGCGGCCCAATTTAGGGTATCCATCTCCTTTGTGGACAAACTCTTGTGCCGGCAGCGCACCACGGGTTCGGTGGCGGCCTTGCCGCCCAGCGGCGGTCCTGCGCCACGGCTGGACCCGGCGGGCCGGGCGCAGTTGCTCGTCTGCCTGGGCCAGCAGCCCGACGCGACGCTCGACGAGGTGCGAGCGGCTCTGGCGGCGGCCGGCGGGCCGGCCCTGAGTCGCACGGCCGTGTGGCGGGCCGTGGAAAGCATGCGCTGGGGCCGCAAAAAAAAAGCGTTCACGCCGCCGAACGCGATACGGAGCGGGTCGTAGCCTTGCGCCGCTCGTTCGTGGAGGCCGTGCAAGCGGAAGACTGGACGCGCTTCGTGTTCGTGGACGAGACCAGCACCAACCTGACCTATTGCCGCCGCTACGGCCGCGCCGCGCAGGGCCGGCGCGTGGACCAGGCCGTGCCCTTGCACGGCGGCCCCAACGTGACGCTCATCGCCGCGCTCACGCCCAACGGACTCGGGGCCCTGTTAAGCGTGAACGGCGCCGTCAACGGGGACGTGTTTACGGCCTACCTCGACCAGGTGCTGGGTCCCACACTGCGGCCGGGCGACGTGGTGGTGCTCGATAACCTGTCCGTGCACAAGGTAGACGGGCTGGAGCAGGTGGTCCAAAAATACGGGGCGCGGCTGCTATATCTGCCCCCATATTCCCCCGATTTTAACCCGATTGAATTGGCTTTCAGCAAACTTAAAACCTGGTTGCGCAAGGCCCAGGCCCGCACCCGTGATGCGCTGGAAGAAGCCATTCGCACGGCGGCCGAATGGATAAGCGAGCACGATGCCAAAAACTGGTTTGACCATTGCGGCTATCATGTACACTGAATTGGAAACTGCTCTAAGCATGGTTGAACGCATATAAATGGAGTCATGGGCCTCCATTGTCTCACAGGGCATTTTAGGTTTTAAAAAAGCGTCAGGTCCAAAATAAAAAAAGTACCCTGGTAGGCTGGATTCAGTCCTCAAAATTTGAAGCTGTTTAGAAAGTCCCCGAACGGTGATGCAGAGCGCAGCGAAGCATCTTGCTCGCATCGTCAGGCCCGTTCAACGATGCGAGCAAGATGCTTCGCTGCGCTCTGCATCACCGTTTGAGTGCCTTTTGTGACTTTCTGTACTCTACCCTACTATTTTTCAGGTACAAAAACGGGGCAGCCCGACCTTTGGGGTTCCAACCACCAAAAACCCGTTCTGCCCCGTGAAGCAACACTTCGCTGCCAAAATTACGACGCTTTTGCAACAGGCCCCGTTTGTGGGCCACTTATCTCGCCAAAAGTTTGTGGGCCAGTTCATTCTTGGCCTGATAAAGAGCCGCAACGTGCAATTTGGCGAAGTGGCCCAGCACCTCAACGACGCCGCTAAGCCCGCCTCGAACGAAACGCGCATTCAGGACTTTTTCCGCGAAGTCGACCTCAATTACATGCTGGTGGCCAGGCTTTTGCTTAGTTTATTGCCTGCGCAGGGCAAGCTGCGTTTGTGCCTGGACCGCACGGAGTGGGACTTCGGCCAGTGCCAGGTCAACGTGCTGCTCGTCACCGTCGGCACGGGCGAGGTCCACGTGCCGCTCTACTGGCAGCTGCTCGACAACCGCAGCGGCAACTCCAACGCCGCCGACCGCATCGCGGTGCTCGAAAAGTGCGTGGCTTTGCTGGGGAAAGACCGCATCGGCCTGGTCGTAGGCGACCGGGAATTTGTCGGCCATGCGTGGTTCAAGTGGCTCAAAGACAACGGACTGAATTTTGTCATGCGCGTGCCCAAGCACCACTGCCTGACCCACGCCGACGGCCGGCGGCAGGCCGTGGCCGACCTGGGCCTGGTGCCGGGGCAGGTGCGCCGCTTCGCCCACGTACAGGTCGACGGGGTCTGGGGACAGGCCTGGGTCAAGGCCGTGGCGGCGGGCGAGTTCGTCTACCTGTTTGCCACGGCCGGTCTGAACCACCTCGCGCAACGCTACGCCAAGCGGTGGACGATTGAGCAGTGCTTCCAAAACCTGAAAGGCCGGGGTTTCAACCTGGAAGCCACCCACTTGCGCTGCTTGCAAAAGCTGCGCA
This region includes:
- a CDS encoding M13 family metallopeptidase — its product is MKKSLLLLPLLAAAVTGCPSNSLKTASTADKPDILHAALDTTVAPGDDFFSYANGTWIKNNPIPASESNMGIGKKVQDEVYARLRQTSIEAAGAQNATPGSNAQKIGDFWAVGMDSVKADKLGATPLKPELDRIAAMKTVAEVPGVIGHEIPLGVNALIGPRVGQDDKNSDKMALYLRQAGLGLPNRDYYFNTDSRTKNIRAEYVKHVANTFRLLGQDDATAQANAARVMALETTLAKSSRKLEALRDPYANYHKMSIAQLDKLTPGIDWKTWLGQMGGTSVDTVIVGQPEFYQTVGQLLKTKPLDDWKAYLAWHVAHEYAPTLSGPFVDENFHFYGTVLRGATAIRPRWKRVLDMQENALGDALGQLFVKEYFKPEAKARYDTLVKNVVSAFADHIQKVDWMSAPTKVVALDKLHKITPKVGYPDKWKDYSALTIDRSSLAANVMHANLWQHNYELNKLGKPVDRTEWGMTPQTYNAYYNGSNNEIVLPAAAFAIPGLLDADADDALVYGYAGASTIGHELTHGFDDEGSQYDAHGNLHEWWSKEDRKRFNERVNGIVKQFNDYTLLDSLHINGKATAGENIADLGGIVIGLDAFKKTKQYKEGKKINGLTPTQRYFLGYALGWQMHVRDESLASQLLTDVHSPAQYRVNGPMADVPAFYEAFGIKPGQKLYRPDSTRVIIW
- a CDS encoding COG3415 family protein yields the protein MKAYSIDLRERVVAACALPGVRIYQVAAQFRVSISFVDKLLCRQRTTGSVAALPPSGGPAPRLDPAGRAQLLVCLGQQPDATLDEVRAALAAAGGPALSRTAVWRAVESMRWGRKKKAFTPPNAIRSGS
- a CDS encoding IS630 family transposase, which codes for MAGRGKHALGPQKKSVHAAERDTERVVALRRSFVEAVQAEDWTRFVFVDETSTNLTYCRRYGRAAQGRRVDQAVPLHGGPNVTLIAALTPNGLGALLSVNGAVNGDVFTAYLDQVLGPTLRPGDVVVLDNLSVHKVDGLEQVVQKYGARLLYLPPYSPDFNPIELAFSKLKTWLRKAQARTRDALEEAIRTAAEWISEHDAKNWFDHCGYHVH
- a CDS encoding IS4 family transposase; its protein translation is MKQHFAAKITTLLQQAPFVGHLSRQKFVGQFILGLIKSRNVQFGEVAQHLNDAAKPASNETRIQDFFREVDLNYMLVARLLLSLLPAQGKLRLCLDRTEWDFGQCQVNVLLVTVGTGEVHVPLYWQLLDNRSGNSNAADRIAVLEKCVALLGKDRIGLVVGDREFVGHAWFKWLKDNGLNFVMRVPKHHCLTHADGRRQAVADLGLVPGQVRRFAHVQVDGVWGQAWVKAVAAGEFVYLFATAGLNHLAQRYAKRWTIEQCFQNLKGRGFNLEATHLRCLQKLRKLVALVSLAYAFCLGGGAAAHGGRHPIARKKHGYRAASLARHGLNLLRQLTRPLTRPDDPLARLVETLLNCTTRQLARNQLLKIVG